From Pleurocapsa sp. PCC 7319:
TAGTCCAATAAATCAAATTCTTTGGCGGTCAATTCAATGGAACGTTTCCCTCTAAACACTTCACGAGTAGAGCGATTGAGAGTCAAATCAGTAAATTGCAGTAGTTCTGTATCTTCAACCTGCTCTCGACGTAAATTAGCTCTAATCCTGGCGAGTAATTCTTCGATACTAAAGGGCTTAATCACATAATCATCAGCACCAGCATCTAAACCAGCAACGCGATCGCCGACCTCATCTTTGGCGGTTAGTAAAATAATTGGTACTTGATCCCCCGTTTGACGGAGACGACGACATATTTCTGGTCCGGATATTCCTGGTAACATCCAATCCAACAGAATCAGATCGGGCTGAATTTCTCTAGCGGTAGATAAACCAGCAAAACCGTCAGGAGCAACTGTTACTTCATAATTTTCAAACTCCAATTCCATCTTGATAAACTGAGCCAGCTTGGCTTCATCTTCTACCACTAAAATATGTGATTTCATAACTCCATATTTTTTCAAACTCAAAGTTTATTTTTGGGAGGTCTGAGTGACTTTGTCGAATTAATTGGACCCAGAATCTTGTTTAAATCTCGCAATTGTTCGGCTGTTCCCATACATATTAAAGCGTCTCGATCCAAAATTAGAGTGTCTCCAGTGGGACCGGCAATTAAGTTGCCGTCAAAACGACGAATCGCCAATACCAAGGCTCCCGACTGTGATCGCAGTTTAGCTTCCCGAAGACTCTTGCCCACAAAGGGACAAGCTTGAGTATCAATCAAAAATTCTTCGAGATAGTAAGAACGATTAGATCCTGTAATGATACCATCTACAAAGTCCATCACCTGAGGTCTTAACGCCGCCGCCGCTAATCTTTTACCTCCTGTAATATAGGGAGAGACTACCGCATCTGCCCCCGCTCGCTGTAGTTTTTGTACTGCTTCTTCGTTGCTGGCACGGGCGATCGCCCTAATCCGGGGATTAAGGGTCTTGGCCGATAATACTGTATAGAGATTTTGGGCATCTGAAGGTAATGCCGTTACCAAACAGATAGCCCGATCAATTTTGGCTCGTACTAAAGATTCATCGAGAGTAGCATCACCTAAAATTACTGTGTAACCCAGCTGCTTAATTTCTTCTACTTCTTCGAGATTATCATCAATAATAATGAAGGGAATACCTTCAGCAAAAAACTCTCGGGCAACATGACGACCAGTTCGCCCAAAACCACATACGATGTAATGTTGTTCTAAAGATTCAATCAAACTTCTCTCCTGTCTTAGTTTGATTCCTTCTTGAAAATACCCCTGAATTAAGGCTTCTGTAAAACGATTGACAATATAACCAATGGTCAATAAGCCCATCAAAATCAAGGCAACAGTAAATAGCCGACCTCTTTCTTCCAGCGGACGCACCTCGGAAAACCCGACTGTGGACAAGGTAATCACAGTCATATATGCTGATTCTGAAAAAGACCACTTCTCTACCTGCCAATACCAGAGAGTACCAATTAGGACAATACCAGCTAATACGACACCACCTCGTACTAACTCTTTCCTTAAACGACCATATTTTTCCTCAAAGGTATAATTATACATGTAAAATTGGCTGCTGATTTTGATAACAGTTTTGCCTAAAATTTAAGTCTGGTCTAAACAAAGTAATCCCAGTAATATCAAATAACAACTGCCATTTTAAAGGTATTTTTCGCCAAAAATAAACCTAAACTTTATCCAGGAGTAGCTTGTGATTCAATCCCCTTTATTAGATGATTCTTTAACTACCTCGAAGACACCGGAATTTGATCGCGATCGCTTTGATGGGAGTGTGATGCAAACCTATGGTCGTTTTCCCATTGCCATCGACCGGGGAGAGGGCTGTCGTCTTTGGGATACAAACGGAAAAGAATATCTTGATTTTGTTGCCGGGATTGCTACTTGTACTCTGGGTCATGCACATCCTGCTCTAATTGCTGCTGTAACGGAACAAATTAAAAAATTACACCACGTTTCCAACCTCTATTACATTCCTGAACAGGGAGAGCTAGCAGAGTGGCTAGTAAATCATTCCTGCGCTGATAAAGTGTTTTTCTGTAATTCTGGCGCGGAAGCCAATGAAGCAGCAATTAAACTAGTTAGAAAATATGCTTATACTCACCTCGACAAGGTAGAGCAACCGATAATTCTTACTGCCAAAGCTAGTTTTCACGGGCGAACCTTGGCGACTATTACCGCCACAGGGCAAGAAAAATATCAACAAGGTTTTGCTCCTCTGCCTGAGGGATTTGCCTATGTTCCCTATAACGATATTACTACCGTAGAAAATGCGATCGCCGATCTGGATGAGGGGACTTTACGCCGAGTGGTAGGGATCATGATTGAACCACTCCAAGGAGAGGGAGGAGTACGTCCAGGAGATTTAGAATATTTTTTGAGACTGCGTAAAATTTGCGACGAAAATCAGATCCTGCTGGTGTTTGACGAAGTACAGGTGGGGATCGGCAGAAGTGGCAAACTCTGGGGTTACGAGAACCTTGGTGTTGAACCAGATATCTTGACAAGTGCCAAAGGTTTAGCAGGAGGCATCCCTATTGGAGCAATGCTTTGCAAAGACTCTTGTGCAGCATTTGAGCCAGGCAACCATGCTAGTACTTTCGGTGGTAATCCTTTTGCTTGTGCAGCAGCATTAGCAGTCTTACAAACTTTAGAGCAGGAAAATATTTTACACAATGTTCAAACTAGAGGAGAACAACTAAGAGTTCGATTAAGAGCGATCGCCAAACAATATCCTTCTTTATTTAGCGAAGTTCGAGGCTGGGGTTTAATTAACGGTATTGAATTAAGTCCTGATATAGATTTAACCTCAATTGATCTAGTTAAAGCGGCAATGGAAGAGGGGTTATTACTCGCCCCAGCAGGACCAAAGGTTCTTCGCTTCGTTCCACCTTTAATAGTCTCTGAAGCTGAAGTAGATGAGGCTACTAAAATACTGGAAGCTACCATTAGTAAAATAGCGAAAAATTGATTAATTTAAAGTTAAACCGCGAAGCGGTTAGCTATTAGCTATTAGCTATTAGCCGTTAGCTTTTAGCTTTTAGCTCAATCAAAAGTAGATTTAAACTACTGCATGCGGTGAAGCACTTGCGTTGGACTGGTTCCCAGGCTTGAGCAAAGCGCGAAAGTGCGGTCTTGCGAGACAGTCCGTTGGCGGGGTTCCCCCGCTTGAAGGAACTGTCGCCCTAAAGGATACCGCTTCGCATAAGGGCGGGGGTTTCCCCCATGAGCAACTTTCGTAACAAAGGACTTGTCCGCATGTAGTGCCGAACCCGAAGGGCGAACTACACGCCTTTGTGATTGAAGACTCTTCGTCTCTTAGAGACAGAAGAGGGGACTTAGACCCGTTCAGCTAATAGCTAATAGCTTTGTTAAACGAGGTGACAATCATTAAACTGTTACACCTTTAATGGTGTTTTCTCAGCAAATAGGCAAAAATACTAATTGTGTGAGGAGTGAACTTATCAGAGGCTTGCTTTTGGGATCGAAACACGGACAGAACCCCAAAGGTGAGCCTCTCATTTTGTCCCCATTATTGATCAGCTTTTTATTCTTGAATATTGACTTTCAGATACAATACCCGATTAGTTGTAGATTAATTGTACTTAGGGATAAATAAATTATGGGACGCGCTGAAAAAGTAGTCTTAGCTTATTCTGGTGGAGTAGATACCACCGTCTGTATTCCTTATTTAAAGGAGGAATGGGGAGTCAAAGAAGTAATCACCCTTGCTGCAGATTTGGGACAGGGAGATGAATTAGGACCAATTCAGCAAAAGGCATTAAAATGTGGTGCCGTTGAATCTTTAGTTGAAGATGCGACTGAAAGTTTCGTGCGAGATTATGCTTTTCCTGCAATCCAAGCCAATACTTTATATGAAGATCGTTATCCCTTGTCCACAGCCTTAGCACGCCCTTTAATTGCCAAATTATTAGTGGAAGCTGCCGAAAAATACGGTGCAGATGCAGTTGCTCATGGTTGTACGGGTAAAGGTAACGACCAAGTGCGCTTTGATGTGGGCATTATGGCATTAAACCCTAATTTAAAAGTATTAGCTCCTGCTCGGGAGTGGGGTATGAGCCGAGAAGAAGCAATTTCTTACGGTGAGAAGTTTGGCTTAGAATTTCCCGTGAAAAAATCTTCTCCATTTAGTATTGACCGCAATTTACTTGGTCGCAGTATCGAAGCTGGTCCCTTGGAAGATCCAATGACTGAGCCTCCTGAAGAGATTTTTGTCATGACTAAAGCGATCGCTGATACTCCCGATCAACCAGAATATATCACCATTGGTTTTGAAGAGGGTATCCCCGTGAGCCTCAATGATGAAAAACTGGCTCCAGTCGCTTTAATCTCTCAATTAAATGACCTTGCTGGTAAACATGGCATTGGACGTATTGATATGCTAGAAAACCGCGTTGTGGGCATTAAATCGCGGGAAATTTACGAAGCGCCAGCCTTGCTAGTTTTAATTCATGCTCATCGTGATTTAGAAAGCTTAACTCTCACGGCAGATATCACTCAATACAAACGCGGTATCGAACAAACTTACGGTGAATTAATTTACCGGGGCTTGTGGTACAGCCCTCTAAAAGAAGCCTTAGATGGCTTTATCCAAAAGACTCAGTCCAGAGTTACTGGGGAAGTGCGGATTAAACTTTTCAAAGGCAATGCTGTAATTGTTGGTCGTCAGTCAGACAATTCAATTTATACTCCCGATCTGGCTACCTACGGTGCAGAAGACGAGTTTGACCATAAAGCCGCTGAAGGCTTCATTTATATTTGGGGTTTACCCACCAGGGTTTGGTCACAAAAAACCAGAGGACTTTAATGAGATTAAGATAAGGGAAGACAGCGTGGAAAATATTTAAGACACACAAATATTTCCTGAGGGCGAACGGCTGTTCGCCCCAACAAAAAATCTGT
This genomic window contains:
- a CDS encoding argininosuccinate synthase; translated protein: MGRAEKVVLAYSGGVDTTVCIPYLKEEWGVKEVITLAADLGQGDELGPIQQKALKCGAVESLVEDATESFVRDYAFPAIQANTLYEDRYPLSTALARPLIAKLLVEAAEKYGADAVAHGCTGKGNDQVRFDVGIMALNPNLKVLAPAREWGMSREEAISYGEKFGLEFPVKKSSPFSIDRNLLGRSIEAGPLEDPMTEPPEEIFVMTKAIADTPDQPEYITIGFEEGIPVSLNDEKLAPVALISQLNDLAGKHGIGRIDMLENRVVGIKSREIYEAPALLVLIHAHRDLESLTLTADITQYKRGIEQTYGELIYRGLWYSPLKEALDGFIQKTQSRVTGEVRIKLFKGNAVIVGRQSDNSIYTPDLATYGAEDEFDHKAAEGFIYIWGLPTRVWSQKTRGL
- a CDS encoding aspartate aminotransferase family protein, with the protein product MIQSPLLDDSLTTSKTPEFDRDRFDGSVMQTYGRFPIAIDRGEGCRLWDTNGKEYLDFVAGIATCTLGHAHPALIAAVTEQIKKLHHVSNLYYIPEQGELAEWLVNHSCADKVFFCNSGAEANEAAIKLVRKYAYTHLDKVEQPIILTAKASFHGRTLATITATGQEKYQQGFAPLPEGFAYVPYNDITTVENAIADLDEGTLRRVVGIMIEPLQGEGGVRPGDLEYFLRLRKICDENQILLVFDEVQVGIGRSGKLWGYENLGVEPDILTSAKGLAGGIPIGAMLCKDSCAAFEPGNHASTFGGNPFACAAALAVLQTLEQENILHNVQTRGEQLRVRLRAIAKQYPSLFSEVRGWGLINGIELSPDIDLTSIDLVKAAMEEGLLLAPAGPKVLRFVPPLIVSEAEVDEATKILEATISKIAKN
- a CDS encoding TrkA family potassium uptake protein yields the protein MYNYTFEEKYGRLRKELVRGGVVLAGIVLIGTLWYWQVEKWSFSESAYMTVITLSTVGFSEVRPLEERGRLFTVALILMGLLTIGYIVNRFTEALIQGYFQEGIKLRQERSLIESLEQHYIVCGFGRTGRHVAREFFAEGIPFIIIDDNLEEVEEIKQLGYTVILGDATLDESLVRAKIDRAICLVTALPSDAQNLYTVLSAKTLNPRIRAIARASNEEAVQKLQRAGADAVVSPYITGGKRLAAAALRPQVMDFVDGIITGSNRSYYLEEFLIDTQACPFVGKSLREAKLRSQSGALVLAIRRFDGNLIAGPTGDTLILDRDALICMGTAEQLRDLNKILGPINSTKSLRPPKNKL
- a CDS encoding response regulator transcription factor; its protein translation is MKSHILVVEDEAKLAQFIKMELEFENYEVTVAPDGFAGLSTAREIQPDLILLDWMLPGISGPEICRRLRQTGDQVPIILLTAKDEVGDRVAGLDAGADDYVIKPFSIEELLARIRANLRREQVEDTELLQFTDLTLNRSTREVFRGKRSIELTAKEFDLLDYLMAHPRQVLTRDQILERVWGYDFMGDSNIIEVYIRYLRLKLEDQKEQRLIQTVRGVGYVLRE